The genomic interval GTTTTTAAGAGTGTTCTTAATATACCATCTATCTGCaatgaaaaataaccaaaacagcATCATCGTAATACTggtaacaaaaaaataataaaagaaaaagaaaatatacataattgCAAAACCATGACTGCCTGGCCTTCAAGAGAGAGAATATGTAAATGACTCAAAGAATGAACAGATCTAAGAATTAGTCAAAAATTTTTGTATAATTCAAAACAATAGTGTTGGACAGGTGTAGAAAAGTATTAAAGCAAAGTTTTGACTGCCTGAAGGACACCTCACTCTCTAGCCcgccctctctctttctttctctctttgcgTAACACACTGAGCAGAGGTAAGTTGGACCCTTTCCACCTGGAAGATAAAAGCCACACAGAGTAAAAGCACAAACACAGAGTGAAGGAGGAAAGCGAGAGGGCACTGGAAGGTGTATCTGGGCACTTTGACGACACGGAGGCCAGCCTTAGCTCCAGAGGCCTGCATAGTTCCCGTGGAGGCCGGAAGGGAGAGGCCCCCCAGCGGCGAAGAGCTTCATCTCGGGCCAGTTGTAGCAGTGGGTGTAGAGCGCGTTGGGGAACTCACCGATGCCACCGAAGTAGTTCACCCACAGGTCATCGTGGTTGAGCCAGCCTCTGCCACAGGTGAGCTTGAGCTTCCTCCTCGCGGGCCCCGGAGAGAAGTGCGGGCTGGCCGAGGCCCTCTCCTCCAGGAACTTCTGCGCGCGGATGTCATAGAAGAGCAGGGAGCCGTGGCCCGTGCCCACGGTGACGATGTGCTGGTAGAAGCTCAGGGAGCGCACACCCGTGCCGCCCTCTCGGGAGCACAGGGGCTGGATGTTCTGGTGACCCTGGCGCAGATCCAGGAAGGAGACGTGGGACTGGGAGCCCACCGCGTACAGGGCCAACTCATCGCAGTAGGTCAGGCACACGTTCTCTCGGCAGCAGGGCAGCCTGATGGACAGCAGCCTGGACAGGTTGCTCCCGGCTTTCCACAGGTGAAAGTAGCCGTCCAGGGACACGGCTCCCAGCTCCTGGTTCCTGCCGCTGAAGGCCAGGGCCCGCACCTTGCGGTTACTGGGGTTGGTGCTGGCCCTGGGGATGGTCTCCACGTCACTGGGACGGATGTGGGCGTACACGGGGAGGCCCGCGTCGTTGTGCCAGGCGATGCTGCCGTGGGACATGTCGGGGTCCGTCCTCCAGAGCGCCACGGTGCCGTCGCGGGAGCCGCTCACGGCCACCGTGTCGCTCATCCAGGCGATGGCGAAGATCCAGTCCTTGTGGCCGTGGCGGTCGCCCAGGCACACGGGGTCCAGCGTGGGCAGCTGGTAGACGGCCAGGCTGTTGGGGTTCTCGCCCCCGGTGGCCAGAAGCGTCTTGGAGGGATTCAGCTGGATGGCGTGGATGCCGCAGTTCGGCTGGGCGCGGGCCGAGCCGGGCCCGCGGTCCCGCATCAGGGGGATGCGCGTGATCTGGCCCGATTGCACGTCCACCACGAAGAGCGTGTTGCACTTGGTGCCGCACACCACCTGCCTGGCGTTCAGCCACTGCGACGCGAACACCTTGTTGAGCGTGCCCAGCGCCAGCTCGCGCTCCCTCAGCAGCTCGGGCAGCTTCTGCACCGCGTAGCCGCGCAGCTCGCCCTCGAAGCCCGGGAGCCCGGCGCGGCCCCGCGCGCCCACCTCGCGGCCCTTCAGGTAGTGCAGCAGCGAGTGCCGCGCCGCCGGCCGCTTGGGCTTCTTGGGAGGCAGCGGCCCCTCCCTGTCCGCCGCCGAGCCCAGCGACGACGAGCCCGCGGCGGCCGCGTCGAGCGCCGGCGCTTTCCGCTTCCTGCTACCTGTTTGCCGCGGGGCCATGGTGGGCGGCGGGCGAGTGGCGGCGGCGGGGACGGCGGCGTCGGCCGGGGTCCGGGGCGGCCGCGGGGCGCGGAGCCAACAGAGTCCGGGGCGCGGCGGCGACGGAGGCGAGGGCGGCCGGGCCGGGCGAGGAGAGGTGGCCGGGGGAGCGGAGCGCAGGCGGCGCGTGGCGgcgagggcggcggcggcggcgcggatCAAGGCGAGGGCGGGAAGGGCGGCCGGCAGCGCGGCGGGAGCGAAGTCGGTGTGGGACAAAGACGACGCGGGGGGCGAGTGTgagggggcggagggggcggaggcggcgggaggggcgggcgggagctggtgggagggaggacaCGCCGGCAGCGGGGATGGATTTGTTGGGCCTGGGATGTGCTGGGGGCCCCGCTCCAGGACCCCGAGCTGGCCATGTGCTCCTGACCTAGATCCCCACTAAATGACTCGGGATATTTTGCCACTCTTAGGACAGCAGCCGGGCAGCCCCTCTCCTGGAACCTAAACAGTTTCAACCAAATAGACgcacatatattttttctcctcaaattgaGGTCTCGGAGCTCCTGCACCGCAGTGGCCTGAAGGATGCCTTCCGAATGCAGATCCCCGGGGCCCCACACTCTGGTCAGGGAGATGTCTGGGACACCTTGATCAGGTTCTGCCTTGAGAACATGGCAGGCTGAGCTGACATGGGAGAAGGGGTGTTCCTTGGAGGTGTTCGCTTCCACTGTAACTCAGAGCCCTAAGAAGGTGGAGAGGAAGAGTCAGGGGGACGGGCAGCTTCCTCTCTGCTCCTGGGTGCTGTCCTCAGCTCTCAGTACCAGAGTCTCAGGTGCTTGGGCATAGTCCCCCGGGGCTTTAGGGAGAGGTCCTGAGGGATGGGCAAGACTTTCGCAAGCGGACATGGAGATAAAGAACCTTTCAGAAGGAGGCAACCACAAGGACAAATGATAAACAAGTATAAGCGTTCAGAGGGAGGGCTTAGTCTCCGGAAGTGGGTGTTTCATACTTCGCTCTGCCGTGTCAGGGCAGCCAGTCCAGTGGCAGGCTCGTAGCCAGGCATGCTCAGTTACACAGTGATAATGTGGCGCTCCGGGGTTGGTGGTTGATGCCCGTTCTGCACACACAGCCCTCCTCCTAACAGAAATATACATGATGCTTGGTGGGTGGATGCATGGGAAAATGCATTTACTTTTCTGACCAATCAGG from Balaenoptera musculus isolate JJ_BM4_2016_0621 chromosome X, mBalMus1.pri.v3, whole genome shotgun sequence carries:
- the LOC118889159 gene encoding DDB1- and CUL4-associated factor 12-like protein 2; translated protein: MAPRQTGSRKRKAPALDAAAAGSSSLGSAADREGPLPPKKPKRPAARHSLLHYLKGREVGARGRAGLPGFEGELRGYAVQKLPELLRERELALGTLNKVFASQWLNARQVVCGTKCNTLFVVDVQSGQITRIPLMRDRGPGSARAQPNCGIHAIQLNPSKTLLATGGENPNSLAVYQLPTLDPVCLGDRHGHKDWIFAIAWMSDTVAVSGSRDGTVALWRTDPDMSHGSIAWHNDAGLPVYAHIRPSDVETIPRASTNPSNRKVRALAFSGRNQELGAVSLDGYFHLWKAGSNLSRLLSIRLPCCRENVCLTYCDELALYAVGSQSHVSFLDLRQGHQNIQPLCSREGGTGVRSLSFYQHIVTVGTGHGSLLFYDIRAQKFLEERASASPHFSPGPARRKLKLTCGRGWLNHDDLWVNYFGGIGEFPNALYTHCYNWPEMKLFAAGGPLPSGLHGNYAGLWS